A stretch of Chionomys nivalis chromosome 2, mChiNiv1.1, whole genome shotgun sequence DNA encodes these proteins:
- the LOC130869284 gene encoding nuclear body protein SP140-like protein, which produces MATGTNKKSIRNDNVEWFTPTEFEISGGRKRSKKWKESIRCYEWTLKELIEKELLPNPPKKKRKLENSQQCTVCSQGRNLYPCGSCGKFYHEKCHIPPVEDESGPWSCVFCKIKDQAKCQENQACHKESEVLKRKMLPEEQLKCELLLLTVYQEPKCCFFISKPKQSKEDFPDLKEHMWLNKVKNRLNKKAYHSVKHFVADMRLIFHNHSIFYKDQRFGNLGDTTRKLFEKNFKRIFSIKKTSKQLQPCKQTVLFT; this is translated from the exons ATGGCAACAG GCACCAATAAGAAGAGTATACGGAATGACAATGTAGAGTGGTTCACGCCCACGGAGTTTGAAATCAGTGGAGGCCGTAAAAGATCCAAGAAGTGGAAGGAAAGCATACGTTGCTATGAATGGACCCTGAAAGAATTGATAGAG AAAGAATTGCTACCGAACCcaccaaagaaaaagagaaag CTGGAAAATTCACAACAGTGTACGGTGTGCAGCCAAGGCCGGAACTTGTACCCTTGTGGTAGTTGTGGGAAATTCTATCATGAAAAATGCCACATCCCACCTGTGGAAGACGAGAG TGGCCCATGGAGCTGTGTCTTCTGCAAGATAAAGGATCAGGCAAAGTGCCAAGAAAATCAAGCATGCCATAAAGAATCTGAGGTCCTGAAGAGGAAGATGTTGCCTGAGGAGCAGCTG AAATGTGAGCTGCTTCTCTTGACTGTCTATCAGGAACCAAAATGTTGCTTTTTTATCAGCAAACCAAAGCAA AGTAAAGAAGACTTTCCAGACCTCAAAGAACACATGTGGTTAAACAAAGTCAAGAACAGGCTGAACAAGAAGGCATACCATTCAGTAAAGCATTTTGTTGCGGACATGCGCCTCATCTTTCATAACCACAGCATATTTTATAAA GATCAGAGGTTTGGCAATCTTGGAGACACAACAAGAAAACTATTTgagaagaatttcaaaagaattttttcaatcaagaaaacaagcaaacaacttcAACCATGTAAGCAAACTGTTttgtttacatag